In a single window of the Papaver somniferum cultivar HN1 chromosome 8, ASM357369v1, whole genome shotgun sequence genome:
- the LOC113301624 gene encoding uncharacterized protein LOC113301624, with amino-acid sequence MEVFGKSTIVAAPTNVIYLSSILGREGMIPSHRCDWKCQNENVWGNMYVCKLTKLTHICDKNCNQRILYDNHSSLCRVSGQVFPLTPLEEQAVRGVGRKLEAENSSSPDNNTNSCSFKRRRDAQLHPSPFERSFTAVAPICSQIGDGGMDMS; translated from the coding sequence ATGGAGGTATTTGGAAAATCTACTATTGTTGCTGCGCCAACAAAcgttatttatttatcaagtataCTGGGTCGTGAAGGGATGATTCCTAGTCACAGATGTGATTGGAAATGTCAAAATGAGAATGTTTGGGGAAACATGTATGTCTGCAAGCTAACAAAGCTTACCCACATCTGTGACAAAAACTGTAACCAGAGAATTTTGTACGATAACCATAGCTCCCTTTGCAGAGTCAGTGGTCAGGTTTTCCCTCTTACCCCACTGGAAGAGCAAGCGGTGAGAGGAGTCGGGAGGAAGCTGGAAGCAGAGAATTCCTCCTCCCCTGATAATAATACCAATTCATGTTCTTTTAAACGAAGACGAGATGCTCAGCTTCATCCTTCTCCTTTTGAGAGGTCTTTCACTGCAGTCGCTCCAATCTGCAGTCAAATTGGAGACGGCGGCATGGACATGAGTTAG